In a single window of the Acholeplasma equirhinis genome:
- a CDS encoding helix-turn-helix domain-containing protein — MNEYSVDFKLKIVKMILNDHISKKSIMREYNVATKTQRQWVEKYQTEGISGLITKRKIRDKIPTNQEEASIESLKHEILMLKVEIERLKKRL; from the coding sequence ATGAATGAGTATAGTGTTGACTTCAAACTAAAGATTGTTAAGATGATATTAAATGATCACATCAGTAAAAAATCCATTATGAGGGAATATAACGTCGCTACCAAAACACAAAGACAGTGGGTAGAGAAGTATCAAACAGAAGGGATCAGTGGTTTAATAACTAAAAGAAAAATAAGAGATAAAATACCAACGAATCAAGAAGAAGCATCAATTGAGTCTTTAAAGCATGAAATACTCATGCTTAAAGTAGAAATAGAACGTTTAAAAAAAAGGTTATAG